CACCCGACTCATTGAGATCAGTCACCGGAGAAAACGGTCCGGTGCCGGCACATCCCGCCAGCGTCAACATCGCAACCACACCTGCGATGCGCCCAAAACGGGTCAAACCTGAACCCCATTGCTGGCTCACCTGACCGACGCGTGACGCCAATTGACTCGTAAACGTCAAAGCGCGGACTTCACTCATCCGACTCTCCTGATCTTTCATGTCTGTACACCTGGCTTGAGCGGCACAAACCGCACAGCCTCCAATTCCTGTCTGGACCAGCGCTGGGTATCCTCACGTATGATCAGCACCAGTCGCTGGGTCGTTTGCCCTTCGGGTGCGATCAATCGCCCCCCAATTTCCAGCTGATCCAGCAAAGACTGGGGGATCGCAAGACCAGCTGCCGCAACAATGATCGCGTCATACGGAGCCTGTGCTTTCCAGCCCAGCATACCGTCACCGTAAACAAAGTGGGCGTTGCGCAGCCCCAGCACACTTATCCTGCCTCTGGCCGTATCGTACAACGGTCTGACCCGCTCGACTGAATATACCTGCCGAAATAACTTGGCCAGGACAGCCGCCTGGTACCCACAGCCACCACCAACTTCAAGCACCTTTCCAAACCGCCCCCCCTGCGCAGGATCGACAGCATATGCGCCACCACCCAGGGCTGGGAGATTGTCTGCCCGTGCCCGATCGGCAACGCAGCTTCTTCATACGCGCGGCTGGCCAGGGCTTGATCGACAAACTGATGCCTTGGCACACTTCCCATCGCCTTGAGCACATCTTCATCGGTGATGCCTTTTTCGCGCAAGCGCTGCACCATATGCTGGCGCGATCGTTCTGACGTCAGCCCCAGGTTGTCCCCCGAGTCCGCCTGAACCACTCCCACTTTACCCGACGTTGCACGCGCAGTCATGTTGCCCTGACCTGGCAGGACGATACGGGTATTGCTGTTGGCTGCTTTGATGCCAGCCAGTGGTTCAAACAGTGATTTACGTGCCATCGCCCAACCATCTCTCTACAGCGCCCAATTGCAGATCATGGGTCAGATCCAGACGCAAAGGCGTCACGGAAACCCGGTTATTCCCGATCGCATTGAAATCCGTCCCGGGGGAGCTATCCCGCGCATCGCCCGCAGGTCCGATCCAGTACACCGTTTCCCCGCCCGGGTTCTGCGCCGGAATTACCGGTTGCGACGCGTGGCGCTTGCCCAGTCTAGTCACAGAATAACCCGCAATCTGTTCGATGGGACATGCTGGAATATTCACATTGAGCAATACATTAGTTGCAGGCGGGCCTGCCATAAAACGACGTGTGACTTCAAGCGCGATCTGACCCGCGGCATCCAGATGATGCCAGCCTCGCTGCGTGAGCGAGAATGCAATCGCCGGAATTCCGAACAGATGCCCTTCTATTGCCGCTGCGACGGTCCCCGAGTACAGGGTGTCGTCTCCCATGTTGGCCCCGTTGTTGATACCGGATACAACCAGATCCGGCTTGAAATCCAGCAAACCGGTCAGCGCTATGTGTACACAATCCGATGGCGTGCCGTTGATCACGTAAAAGCCGTTACTGGAGCGTCGAACCTGCAGTGGTCGATTGAGTGTGAGCGAGTTTGACGCGCCGCTGTGATTGACTTCTGGCGCAACAACTGTCAACTCGGCGTAGGGTCTGAGCACTTCATACAACATCTCGATACCCGGCGCAGTGTACCCATCATCATTCGATACGAGGATTTTCATCACTCAAAAACCTTTTATGCTCAGACCAAGAGAAACTGATTGTAGCGCCCCATTCTGACGATCTCAGGACAGATGAGCTTCGCGGTGACTCATGTGACTCTGTGGCAATCAGGCATGCTGCCAGATCCTGCATTGCTCACGGACTCACGCAATCACCTATGCTAGTCTGCACGCAGATCGTTACACTTACATATGCCTTTCAGGCGGCAAACAAGAAAATACTCGCCCACATACGACTGACAGACGACACCGTACACCATGACAACGCTGGACACCCCCTTCATGAGCCTGCTGGCCATCGCAATTGCCTACCTTCTCGGTTCCATTCCGTTTGCCATCCTGTCCAGTCATCTGTTCGGTCTTGCCGATCCGCGTTCATACGGCTCGGGCAACCCGGGTGCCACCAATGTGCTGCGATCAGGCAACAAGGCAGCAGCGCTCATGACTCTGGTCGGGGACGGATTCAAAGGATGGCTGGCAGTCTGGCTGGCGATCGAGTACATGGCGCCCCCCTGGACCATGGCCGGGGTGTGCCTGGCGGTGTTCCTCGGGCATTTGTTTCCGGTGTTTCTCGGGTTCAAAGGCGGTAAAGGCGTGGCAACTGCCCTCGGTGTATTGCTGGGCATCTCAGTCTGGCTCGGGCTTGCGACCATGCTAACGTGGTTGATCGTTGCCTATTTCTTCAGGATGTCGTCTGCAGCGGCGATGGCGTCTGCCCTGTTTGCACCGTTCTATTACGTTCTGGCATCTGGAATGGTCTGGCAGGCACAGGGACCTGTCACCTTTGCCATTTCAGCCATGAGCTTGATCCTGATCTATCGCCATCACGCCAACCTGAGTCGAATCATCAAAGGAACTGAACCTAAAATCGGAAAAAAATCCGCCGCCGAAAAATCTCGCACGGCCAGTCACAAGAAGGGCTCTGGGCATTCTGGCAAACGCTGATATCTTCGAGAGTCAGACCGCGAACCCGCAAAGATAAAAAACTTGCCAGCAAGCAGTGACTCGACTAAAGGGGTGATCTCACTGACAGGGGGAGTTCATCAAGGGGCAAAAATCACACGGCCCCAGGCCTCAGACCACGCCAACGGATTCGCCTGGCACGCCAGGGCGAGCCTGAATGTCATCAAGCGGCCAGCGCGGCTTGATATCAAACAGGTCAGATGGCCCATGCGCATGCAGCAACCCCGCATTGACCCTTTCTGCAGCAGCATACGCAATCATCGCACCATTGTCCGTGCAAAGCGCCACGGGTGGAAAGAATACCTCGAGACGACGCTGGGATGTCTCTGCCAGCAACCTTGATCTCAGACGCTGATTGGCACCCACGCCACCCGCCACCACCAGTCTGCGGGCTTTTGTCTGTCGTAAAGCGAGTAACGATTTGGCCACCAGCACATCAACGATGGCAGCCTGGGTGGCAGCGGCGAGATCTGCTTTGTCCTTGTCAGGCATCGCGTCCAATCCGCCAAGTCCCTTGACCCGCTGCATCACTGCCGTCTTCAACCCGCTAAAGCTGAAATCCAGACCGCCCCGGTTCAACAAGGGTCGTGGCAGATCAAACCGGTCAGGCTCCCCGCTTTCTGCCAGGCGCGCGAGAGCTGGACCACCCGGGTAGCCGAGTCCCATCAGCTTGGCAGTCTTGTCAAACGCCTCCCCAGCCGCATCGTCCAGCGTTTCTCCAAGCATCTCGTAGTCACCCACGCCTTTGACCAGCATCAACTGCGTGTGACCACCCGACACCAACAAGGCAACAAACGGAAATTCAGGCTTGGGATCTGCCAGCCTGGGTGACAACAGATGTCCCTCGAGATGATGAATACCAAACGCAGGCTTGTCCAGAGACCAGGCAATCGATTGCGCCACTCCGGCACCAACCAGCAAGGCTCCTGCGAGTCCTGGACCAGCCGTGTAGGCCACGGCATCGACGTCACTCAACTCAAGAGAGGCCTGCGTCAGTGCCGAGCGCGTGAGCCCGATGATGCGCCGCACATGGTCGCGAGAGGCGAGTTCGGGCACCACACCGCCATAGGCTGCATGCATGGCAACCTGGGTGTGCAGCGTGTGTGCCAGCACACCCCGTTCGGTACAGACAAGTGCCACGCCGGTCTCGTCACACGAACTTTCAAATCCGAGAATGATCATGAGTGCATTGTACGATGGTGGGGTCCAGGATACTCAGTGTTCCTGTAGCACCAGATATCCCATCCCGTCTTCGGTCGCCAGTCCGACACGCATGCCAATGGGCAATGTCACCTTGACCGGCGTATGACCATACGGCAACCCGGTGACAACCGGAATCCCCACCGTCTTGCGGATGTACGCAATCACGTCCGGCAGCCCGTAACCGTGGTCGTGAGCGACTTGCTTGTACTCAGTGAAATGTCCCAGGACGAGCGCCTTCTGGCGAGCCAGAACACCGGCGTGTGCCAATTGCAAGAGCATGCGTTCAACCCGGTATGGGTGCTCGTTGACATCTTCGACAAACAGG
This sequence is a window from Orrella marina. Protein-coding genes within it:
- the tsaD gene encoding tRNA (adenosine(37)-N6)-threonylcarbamoyltransferase complex transferase subunit TsaD, which encodes MIILGFESSCDETGVALVCTERGVLAHTLHTQVAMHAAYGGVVPELASRDHVRRIIGLTRSALTQASLELSDVDAVAYTAGPGLAGALLVGAGVAQSIAWSLDKPAFGIHHLEGHLLSPRLADPKPEFPFVALLVSGGHTQLMLVKGVGDYEMLGETLDDAAGEAFDKTAKLMGLGYPGGPALARLAESGEPDRFDLPRPLLNRGGLDFSFSGLKTAVMQRVKGLGGLDAMPDKDKADLAAATQAAIVDVLVAKSLLALRQTKARRLVVAGGVGANQRLRSRLLAETSQRRLEVFFPPVALCTDNGAMIAYAAAERVNAGLLHAHGPSDLFDIKPRWPLDDIQARPGVPGESVGVV
- the plsY gene encoding glycerol-3-phosphate 1-O-acyltransferase PlsY is translated as MTTLDTPFMSLLAIAIAYLLGSIPFAILSSHLFGLADPRSYGSGNPGATNVLRSGNKAAALMTLVGDGFKGWLAVWLAIEYMAPPWTMAGVCLAVFLGHLFPVFLGFKGGKGVATALGVLLGISVWLGLATMLTWLIVAYFFRMSSAAAMASALFAPFYYVLASGMVWQAQGPVTFAISAMSLILIYRHHANLSRIIKGTEPKIGKKSAAEKSRTASHKKGSGHSGKR
- the surE gene encoding 5'/3'-nucleotidase SurE, encoding MKILVSNDDGYTAPGIEMLYEVLRPYAELTVVAPEVNHSGASNSLTLNRPLQVRRSSNGFYVINGTPSDCVHIALTGLLDFKPDLVVSGINNGANMGDDTLYSGTVAAAIEGHLFGIPAIAFSLTQRGWHHLDAAGQIALEVTRRFMAGPPATNVLLNVNIPACPIEQIAGYSVTRLGKRHASQPVIPAQNPGGETVYWIGPAGDARDSSPGTDFNAIGNNRVSVTPLRLDLTHDLQLGAVERWLGDGT